The DNA segment acGTGCAAATGCTGCACCATCATGTGAgctcagtgtgagtgtgtggatgagTACGCATGCTTCCACCAATCAGCCGTGGTGTCGGGACGTGGCCTGTCGGCGGCCTCTGTGTGTGCAGACTGGATCTCCTGGGGTTAGTGTCCGTCATGAGTCGGGGGGGGGGACAGCACGGTGATGCATGCGGGAAGCTCGGGCCCACTGCACTGCAGCAGATAAAGTGATCGGAAATTTACACACCTGTTGTGGCGGAACGTTAACAAGTTGTCATCTGCTGTTGCACTTGTTGCAGAATTATGAAATATACTCATTGAAACGTTTCACTTCCCTGCTCCAGATGTGGCGCCAGGAAGGCTCATTCAAATGTCAAAGTAAGTCAGATCTGAGTTGTCTGAATAGAACACCAAAAACATCTGCAAAAGTTTGCAACCTCACCATTTTTACTTAAGTTTTACTGAAGTTGAAGTGCAGAAATTAGTTCATGAAAGAACAGCAGTTGAACTGTATGGACTGCGGCTTTGATCTCACTTCACCACGTGGACACGCGTCAGTTTAGGAAAACGGACTTCagaagtcggatgttactttttGCGGCGGTCCTCAACCCACGCGATATTTTTGGAACGTGTCGGGAGAATATTTCGTTCTGTGGGATGATGTCCCCGAATGACgtcatgtttgtttactttccaTCACTCGACCCTAAAAAACCGACTGAAAacacttgataaaaaaaaaaaacttgctcaAGAGATTTTTAGATTTAAATTAGAGACAATTAGAATGCAAAAACATGTCCCTATTCCTATTAtgcacttttaattttcaacctACATGAACTTgatattgttttatattattatagataTAGCAGATAGCAGATATATATGTATGAGGTTGAAACCAGGAAGCTCTTAATgatcattaaattaaattatctCCACTCCGGCCATTTAGTTTACATTATGAATTCTATTTCTTCAGGGAACAGATCCACGACTTGTTCCTTTATGTGAGGTGAAACAACACTGGGTTCTGAATTCCATCCTCTAGCCACAAAGTAGACTGTTCCTAAAAGGATGGTTCACAAGGACGGTTTGGCAAAAACTACCAGTTGACCACTTGTACTGACCCGAATAAGGAATACCTCAAAGAAGtggctgaaaaaaaattaacaaacaCATTGGCTGATTGGTGCAGACGTGTGTCatcatcgtgtgtgtgtgtgtgtgtgtgagtcaagaCTGGAGAACAAAGCAAAGTTCACAGCCGACGTACCAACTCTGAGAGCCCGACTGAGCTCCTGTGACCAGAACCACAAAGACTCATAGATACTCTGTCGACCTTTTTCCTCTGACACGTATTTGACTTTTGGTTTCTATtgatatttttctatttttctgtctTGACATTTCTATTGTATTCTGTATGTAACCTTTATTATGGGACTGTGTACTGTAAGTTCAATGTTATTAGTGTTCAAAAATGGTATCAGCCATCTAAATTGTTCTGGGGAAAAAACATGAAGGACAGAGatacttaaatatatatatatattcaaatatatatatatatatatatataaatttctCTGTGTTGGCCGATCAGCTATTTATCAGTCAATTTCATATTGCAATATTGTCGaagatattattttaaatagtaTTTTAATATATTGATATGAAATTATGTTTTATACAATGTATTTATTGTCCTTGGGTTCTCTAGATCATTTATGGACTGCATGTCGCGCCTGTGAGCTCTACCAGATTTGAGTTACCATCATAAAAGTGTCTGTGCTTTCGCATCATATGTGCTCATATCTTTAGTCACTCATGTCTATCTGCCAAAAGTTACAATTGGCGTTGTTGAATATTCAAGTCTGTATACCTAAGAAGTCACTGAAAGAAAGAGCCAGCTGAGAAAACTGGCCGTCTATAGCGAACCTTTGCTTTCTGAGTACTGTATGTGGCACAAGTTCTTTTGTATTTCCGACTAGAAGGGTCACCGTTGCTTTGTTTTCAAGTGACAAACATTGCGCAATGATAAGAAACGCTTTGACCATGTTTTCTCCAGCATAGGGGTCGATGTTAATCGGAAGAGGTAGCACTGCATGAAGCCTTGCAACGTACTGTCGTGAGCGTCTCGTCACTGTTAGACACTATCATGTTCACTTGAATGTAAGTCCAGAGGTCAGATTGGGATTGATTTGCGACCACGGCAAAGCTTTTTATTCGTCTCTTCATGAACCAAATAAATTCTGTTGCTACTGTACCTCAGTTTATTGGCTGCTTTCTCATTTGAATACAATATTTTGGAGAGGAAAAACCCAACTATTTCAAATTTCTATATAGATTTAACTCAACAATAATTTATAAGCACTAAAATATTGCTTGAGAATCATTGTTTATAATTGTTAAAACGGtttatttcagtgtttgtgtgcCTCACCCCACCAGGGCCACTAGAGGTCCTCTGACCACCGTTTTATTCCGTATTATTCAGCGCACCTTTTCGACTTATTCTGCTGCCAAAGGAATAATAATGACTGTATAATTATTGCTTTTCTATCCTAAGTCAGGCAACTTCTTTTGTCCCTGCGTTCGATTTTGTATCCCCCTCATGTCATGatcaatatttaaatgtatttcatgagTGATATTTACGTCTCAAGGGTGAAGGGCAGTGGAATTACTTTTATTACAGTTTATCGTGTCTGGCAATATGCTATTGAGACTTGATAGTATGACTAAAAATCACCATAAATATCTGATAAAGCAAAGGTTATAAGGGGGAACAAATTCTGATGTTGCTATAGTCAGAGTTCTCTCTCTGTATGATGCTCAACTCAAGTGCTACTTTCaagatttttgtttattttgtaaattATATTAATGCGAATATGAGACATTTATAATGAATGTTATGGgggaacaaattcagatatatGGCTGTAGTCACAATGAGTCTAAAAATCACTtcaaattcatgttttgaaattgaagcagttttcttttttcagtcaaaaattAAAGGGATACAAATTCCCGGGCTGAGGTCACCGACCTTTTTGCGACTGTGAGCTACTctaagggcactgtgtgacctaAAGGGCTGCCATCAGTTTCGTACACACTTCCAAaatttgttaaataaaataattatgagTGATAAATGAAACATTATATTCCTCAAATGCTCAAACACTGATCACGTTATTGGTTTCTCACAATATTTACCAAAGGTGGAACAAGAAATTCAAACATAAAAAGATAGTAATCTAATGTAACCATATGAAAATGTATCTTTAACAGGTCCATGGGAAACTTGAGAACCTGGTGAACACCTGTGCAGCACACGCATTGCAGTTGCACTCACAAGTTTCTTCCAAACACATGATGACGCTTGAATACTAGATAGAGGAGCTTAGATGAAAAGTGACACTAGTTAGACAGCATTTTCCAGGGGATACTGCTGTCCTTGAGGGGACAATGCCCCCGTGGTTCAGAACAGAGCGTGACATTGTTCCTCTGTGTGTATCACAATGGTTGCGACACACCTGAAACTGCATTGTCTTCGACCCAGATAGCTATCTAAAGACCCCACCCGGTTGTTTGATGAGCAGTGCCAGGTGGGGGGCGCCTTCATTCAGCACCCGCAAATCCACTGTTAATTCTTTAACCACAACGTTACACTTGGATCAGCTCCAATAGCTTTCCCTGGCCCTTCTGAATGACAGCACAGGCGCCATTTACCGGGCAACCGTCCCACAATGAGGCACAATAACTGTatatttttgtctattttttctttaatctgACACTGTATTGTTGCAATGTTCGGCTTTGAAGTGCATTTCCTTTAATCCTGCCTGTATTCAAGGGTTAAAATCTGACttttgtgactttatttttatcgCCTTTCCTCACTTAAAGGCCTCAATGTCCTTTATTACATTGATTTCAATGGTGTGTTGATAGTTTTATCCATTTTTTACATCCAACAATTATTAGGCAGAAGAATTGTAGCGGTAACTGCATCGCTTTCCACTGTTTTATTctcatttattaataatatatacGCCGATATCGACCTGATCTTAAAGTTGACAGCTTTCTATCATTATTGTTGGTGAGTTTTTCAGCTTTTCTACGTGCTTTTTACAGCAGCTAAGTGTTTAAGATCGATTTATCTCTCTTTTAAGAGAAGTCATTGAGTAATGTTCTATGTCAcgtgattaaaaacaaataaaccagTATCACTACAAGATAATAAAATCATTGTTTCCTTCACATTGGGTGAGGAGTCATCTGAAACTCGACTAGCTCACGGGCCAGTTTCTATATCAACGAGGAAACGTCTACATAAGGTCAAACACTGGAAGAGTAACTTTAAAGCAGCAAGTACACGCAGCGTGTTGTTGATGGAACTTTACCGCGTCCCCTGACTGAATGACCGACTTCTTGTCCAACCACAGCTCGAGGTGACGTGGAGACCCGCCCACTCGCGTCCCTTCGAAGTGCTTGGGCCAATCAGCGCGAGCCAAcgtttgttcagccattttgtaAGAAAACCAAGCACGTCTGCCGCCCTACCTTCTCTTCAGACCTGCGCTTTTTTTCTTGTGCAATGGACGGGTAAGTTCAGAAGGACGACACTTCAACTACTATTCTACACTTAAACCGACGTCCGAGTGACTCAAAGAAGCAGTCACATGATGTGCGAAGTTGTTTAGCTGTGGTTACGCGCTCAACTTTGCCGTTTTGCCGAGGAAGTTgacttgaaatgtgtttttcatcaaAGCATGCAACAGTTAGCTGCGACGTCAGCTACCGAGCTGCTACGGAAACGCTGCAAACTCGTTTAACTGGCCAACAGTGGCGTTTTAGCTTAGTTGTTCGAAGTAATGCGTACAATTACTTTTAGAGATATTGTGTTCCGTGCGTTTTTCTTGTGGCCTCGCGAAGAAGTAACTTGAGGTAATCGAGGCTAAAGCAACGTGTCTCATTTCCGCATTCATTTGTCCGCGGAAAAGAACCAGGGCCATGTTGGAGACATCTGGCCCCTTAAAATGATCGATGTATTAACTTGACTTTCGTACCTGTTTGGACATAAAGCGCGAAAGAAAAGCGAATGATGCGGTTTTAAGCAGCGCCACCTGTATCGGACAGTTCTGGCAGCAACAGTTGAGTGCTGTTGACTGTAATACGAAAAGTAACACTGTATAAAATACgctaaatattgttttcattcgACAGCCGCTTAGACACTGACTTGTACCCTCTGGGATCTGGTTACGTCCCTGAAATTGAGTAAGTAAAAATACTTTCTGATTTCGTGTTTTTATGTTCGCTTTCATCTGTCAAATTGTTCTGAAAGGAAATAATTGACGTTATCCTTTGAATTCTCCTTCGCAGAAGTGTCCATGACATATCAGTTGGCACAAAGGTAGGCAACATTTCGTCCACGTATCGTTCTCATGTTTCGGTTTCAGCTTCGTGTGCCGATTACCTGATATCTGTTGAATGTTTGTCCTTGGGTGCTGAAGTTGTCGTCGTACTCATTTAAAAATGAGAGTATTGCAACCggtcggggaaaaaaaaagacagttgtGAGACACATTTGGACTGATTTTGTACTTATGTCATCAGCCTCTTAATACTTGGTGTTTGTTGTCATGTTAGCCTTTATAATTTTACTGTCTTGTTGATTTGGAGCCAAATGCACACTAAAACAGAGGGTAGTTTACATCCTGATTTCTGGACGTGAAGCATCAAGACAAAAAGGTAGTTATTCTGTAACTACTCTTTCAGAACCCTCTCTGTCCATAAGTCCTCGCCATGTCAAAACAAGTGACGGCTACACTCCCTTAATCCGGGCGCTCCCcacacttttcttttcattccgCCATGCCCTACAGCGTGTCTAGTATTGCGTTATCGACCAATACTTGACTGGAGATTTTACCCAGTGTGCAGATTGTTTTTCCGTCTTGTTTTGCGAGTGTTGCGGTAAACGTTGCGATGAGTTACGGAGTACTGGTTTGCTGGAATCTGTAATTATTCCGTCTGGGTAGAGTGTCTGGCATTTTGCGGTCACATTCCAATCCCCCCCCCTCTAAGTAGCCCCCTGGTAAAGCGAGGCTATCCCTGCCCCCTCCAGAATCACAAAGGACCAACTTGTCTCTACCTGTTATCTCCTGACTAATGCCCTTTGTTTAAACTTACCACCTGGTGCAGTTGTTTGCACATCCCAAGTTAGACATTACCTTCTTCTGGCTTTCTAAAGCCTTTGTAATCATAGTCACTTACAACATAGCCTAATTTGAAAGTGAGAAGCGCAAGCTGACCATTGCAGGTTCACGATCACTCTTGTACCGTGTACTGGTGTTCCGTTGTGGTAGTCATGCAGTACGTACTGCATTAGAGCGTAAATTCAGGGGTGTTTAAATGGTCACAGGCGACTGTATGGTGGGTTGGTATTGTTCTTTTTGACTCCCAGAGTCTTACGTAAACAGGATGTGGACTTGCTGTTCTGCAGAGATAGCTTTGCCGAAAATTAATAGATTAAGACAAGCCCTtaaaagacagacaaaaaagaCAATTTAGCATATTCAAGAACTTGGTCCACATTCtgttggatttttgttcaaaatgttTAGTTGTTACACTGCTGGGGTGCTGACTATTAATAGAACAAGGAAGTTGCAGGGCAGAGTGGGAACAGTAACCATCTGTCCCCTGTGAGGAAAAGCAGGAAAACCCAGGATGGAGTGCTGATACTGCTGCGTGACTTCATCCACTGCCATGGTTTAGAACCTATGATTTTAAGCAGCCCTTGGAAAAGTGACAGCATATCAACCCTGGTAAGCTGGTGCCCTCTTACTCAATACTGAGGGTTAATGAACCCCGCCCCACACAGGGAGTCGGTTCCTTTGGTGGGAAAGAATTCCTTCAAACTAGCCGGACCGGTTGCTGAAATGTGCCGGCCTCTTCATCTCGCAAAGAACTCTTCCGCTCTCCATATGTTTGCGTACAGCCCGCCAACAATGGCCATACTCTAGTCCCAAACAGGACCTTCATTGTAGTAATGTGGGGCTTATGCTGAGCCACTTCTTGTGACTGCTGCACTTCATTACCCATAAGTGGTGCCTTGAAACCAGTGTTAATATTAAGTGCATGCCCGTGACGTTTTGACATATTTGCAcattttgtgtttgctgtatgTCGGCCCTGAGGGGGTCAACGAAAGGCTCTTGATGGTGCCTTGTGAAATAATATTTGTATTGTATAGATTGGTGGTGCAGTGTGCATTTTGCTGGTTGCTGTTTTAGCTTGTCTATTTGTTGTTACTTTAGCCTTCCTCAAGACAATCTAAGTAGTAGAAAACATTTCCGAGTCCACACAGAACCATGAGTTTACATTCTTAGAGGGTCATGGATGAATATGTCAGATTTAGTGTAGCTCtgtgagaaacatttttgttgacCATTGTAGCGTGGTTTTTTTCCCTTGATCTGCCATTTCTGAGCTGAAAACAAAGTTGCAGAGGTTATTAGTCTGGAACAGTCTGATCGCCTGCTGTGTATAGTGGTTTTAAAGAATGTCCCACAAGCTTTCAAGTCTCTGCTTTGATCTTTGTTGCTTCCTGTTCAGGCCAAGATGTAGACTGACACAAATTGTAACCCAGTCGTTTCTCAGATAAGATTTGATCAGATGAACGCAGTATCAGTACTCTGCGAAACATGTAGCCATCTGAGCGACTCATCAAATAATAGACCACCAAGGTGGACTCAAGGTATCCAGGTTGTGCTTGAAAGAGAAGACCTGTTGATTTCCAGGCTAGGCTTTGTTCTGTAAGAGGTGGTTCTGCTATCGAATGGCTTCCCCTGCACCACACAATGGTCCAGTAACACGAGAGCAGCCATGCCCTTCATTGGTAATTTCACTGAAGTGACCCTTTGTTTTCCTCCGCAGAGGGGATCTGACGAACTCTTTTCTTCGTGTATATCCAACGGACCCTATATCATGAACTCAGGTAAGGGAACGGCTGCTACCACCAAGAGGtgacctttttttccttttttattgcaGTGTTTGACGTCTTTGTTTACGTTGCCATGGCAATCGATCCATTATTCAGGAAGACCCAAAGCCTTCTGTTCACTTGCTGATTATACCCTACTCTGTTTTCTCCTGCAGCCAATGGCAACGACAACAAAAAATTCAAAGGTGACGTCCGCAGCCCTGGAGTTCCGTCACGTGTGGTGCACGTACGCAAGCTACCAAGTGACATCAATGAGGCTGAGGTTATTGGCCTGGGTTTGCCCTTTGGGAAGGTGACTAATCTGCTGATGCTCAAAGGAAAAAACCAGGTGAGATGTCCGGAAATGTACTGATgtacctttttatgtttttgctaGCTGCTGAAAACTAAATGGGTTTAGCCATTGAACATATTAAGGTCTATGGTGGGATTATAAATGTGTCATGACCTCTTGTGCAGGCTTTTCTGGAGTTGAACAGTGAGGAATGTGCACAGACGATGGTCAGCTACTACTCATCTGTCACGCCGATCATCAGAAATCAACCCATCTACATGCAGTACTCCACCCACAAAGAGCTGAAGACCGACAACTCACCCAATCAAGTGGTAAGTGCTAAATATCCGTCCTTGTTTTTGTGAGGTGCAAGAATTTTGTGTGTAATTCAGAAACTCTTCTTTCCCTCAGCGCGCTCAGGCTGCACTGCAGGCAGTCAATGCTCTTCAAGGAGGCGGCATTGGAGGCATGGCCATCGCCGCTGATGCAAGTACGATGGCCGCTGCTGCCTCTCAAAGCCCCGTCCTCCGAGTCATTGTGGAAAATCTCTTCTACCCAGTGACTCTCGATGTTCTCCACCAGGTGAGAAGAGACAAGAAGTTAGTCAAACTCCTGCTGCTGGGACTTGACATCTGTCTTTGCTTATAGAAAATGTTTTGATATTtcagtgtggtaaatgcttTGCTGTTTTTGGGTTTAATTTAATTGACAATGGTCTCTTTCCCAGATTTTCTCTAAGTTTGGCACCGTGCTAAAGATTATCACCTTCACCAAGAACAACCAGTTTCAGGCTCTGATCCAGTATGCTGATGGCGTGACAGCTCAGCACGCCAAACTGGTAAGACCAGCACAACCGGAGCCATTGGGGACCAAACTGTTTAACCAGGCTGTTTTTTTAACAGGGATCTTTCGTAATAGCTAACGTACTCACTCCTTTTGTGTTCCAGTCTTTGGATGGTCAGAACATCTACAATGCTTGTTGCACCCTGAGAATTAGCTTCTCCAAGCTGACTAGCTTGAATGTCAAGTACAACAATGACAAGAGCAGAGACTACACCAGACCAGATCTGCCAACTGCCGATTCACAGCCCTCTCTTGACCACCAGACCatggctgctgctgcatttggtAAGACACTGTCACGAGAAGTCTATAGTATTTACATTACACCTGCCTTCAAGATGCAACTtctatatattattttaattcctTGCAGCTGCCCCAGGTCTCATCTCTGCCTCTCCCTATGGAGGAGCCCATGCTTTCCCTCCGACCTTTGCCATCCAGCAAGCAGGTAATGTAAACTGTCCTCCAATCtaactcagattttttttttttaatctctacCATGTATTTACAAAAATGTTCCTCCTCCTAGGTCTGTCGATGCCTGGTATTCCCGGTGCTTTGGCGTCTCTCGGTGTTGGGCACAGTGGCATGGCTGCTGCGGCAGCTGCTGCTAGCAGGCTGGGCCTGCCAGGCCTTGCTACAGCTGGAGGCCACAATGTCTTACTAGTCAGCAATCTTAACCCTGAGGTCAGTATGCTCAATTTCATATATGGTGTTAGTCAGATCAGGGTAAGGCATTTGCCTGCTCTGTTATTAGTCTATTGTTAAGCATCCACATTAGTCATGTCCATTAGTCACATGAAATAGCTTTTGAAATCTTTGCCAAAATGGCATTTATTTCAGCCGAAATGTGACTTTCAAGGTGAGAAGTAATGGAGAGAGAAGCAGCGCTAATAAACCTTAAAAACGTGTCTGCGCTTGAACACAAAAATAAGCCAGATGTATTCAAAATTTTTGGATGTGTGGAACCTATCCCCTCCTTGAGCTACAGTTCAAGACCACCAGCCCTTGGGGAAGACACTGAAAAATAAGTGCCAGTCGGATTCTCTTTCTTTCCGTGGCCTCTCTGTGTTTGACCAATCCTGCTGCATTTCTGACCTGCTACTTTGCTCACTGTGAATTTTGAAGTTTATTTGAAACACTAACTACTTTATTTGAACTCACCATTTCATatcttcatttgtttatgttcatTAGTTATATCATTCTTGAGTTGTTGGAGAGACAATATTACTTTTGATATGAAGATGCACTCATCTTTTCAGAGTA comes from the Synchiropus splendidus isolate RoL2022-P1 chromosome 16, RoL_Sspl_1.0, whole genome shotgun sequence genome and includes:
- the ptbp1a gene encoding polypyrimidine tract-binding protein 1a — protein: MDGRLDTDLYPLGSGYVPEIESVHDISVGTKRGSDELFSSCISNGPYIMNSANGNDNKKFKGDVRSPGVPSRVVHVRKLPSDINEAEVIGLGLPFGKVTNLLMLKGKNQAFLELNSEECAQTMVSYYSSVTPIIRNQPIYMQYSTHKELKTDNSPNQVRAQAALQAVNALQGGGIGGMAIAADASTMAAAASQSPVLRVIVENLFYPVTLDVLHQIFSKFGTVLKIITFTKNNQFQALIQYADGVTAQHAKLSLDGQNIYNACCTLRISFSKLTSLNVKYNNDKSRDYTRPDLPTADSQPSLDHQTMAAAAFAAPGLISASPYGGAHAFPPTFAIQQAGLSMPGIPGALASLGVGHSGMAAAAAAASRLGLPGLATAGGHNVLLVSNLNPETVTPHCLFILFGVYGDVMRVKILFNKKENALVQMSDGTQAQLAMSHLNGQRLHGRAMRVTLSKHTTVQLPREGHEDQGLTKDFSNSPLHRFKKPGSKNYSNIFPPSATLHLSNIPPSVMEDDLKRLFGSSGATVKAFKFFQKDRKMALIQMSSVEEAIESLIEFHNHDLGENHHLRVSFSKSTI